ATTTACTAGCACATCCAATTAGTAGTTTAGCAGAAACGAAGAAATTTCCTGATGTTTCAGATAGTGCGTGGTCAAAAGACGCAATTTATTATTTAGTAGAGAGAAATGTAATTAACGGTATGCCAGATGGTAACTTTATGCCATACGGAAATTTAACACGCGCTCAGGCAGCAAAGATTATCGCAACAGCAATTGGTGCTAAAGTAGATCCAAATGCAAAGCCGTCTTATAATGATGCAAAAAATAGTTGGGCAGCTTCATTTATTGCAGCCATGGAAAAAGAGAATATTATTAAAGGGCGAGAACCAGGAGTATTTGATCCTGAAGGAAAAGTAACTCGTGCTGAAATGGCAGCTATGCTTGTAAGAGCATATAATCTGAAAAGCAAAGTAACAGGACCAGTTCCTACAAAATTTGCTGATTTAGAGAATCATTGGGGTAAAGAAGAAGTTAATATTTTAGTAGAATTAAAACTTTCGTTAGGTACAGAGGATGGCTGGAAACCGAATGATTCTATTACGCGTGAACAAGCAGCTCAACTTACTGCGCAAACAGATAAATTTAGCAAGAATAGTGATCGTCCAGTAGAAACAAAGAAAATGTACATAGATAGAAAATTCATTACATATCACGCACCATCATTAAGTTCTGGGATTAGTGCAAATCAGCATAATCCACAAATGGTTGAAATTAAAGAAGAACGAGATGGATGGATTAAAATTGCAACAAGTAAAGGTGATAAATGGACACCTTTAGTAGAGAAAACAGAATTTATTAATGAAGGATTCACTACTTATGCAGAAGCTTCTTCTTCTTCAAAAGTAATGGGAACACATAACGCACAGCAAGTAACTGTTATTGAAGAGAACGGCAGCTGGATTCGTATCCACATGGGCGCTGGTTTCCAATGGGTTAATAAAAATCAATTAAATCCAGTGAAGCAAGGTAACTTCTTAGAAGGAAAAGCGATTATCATTGATCCAGGTCATGGTGGAGTTGATTCAGGTAATCCAGGTTATTATGAGAAAGAAAGTGAAACTGTATTAGATGTATCATTGCGATTACAGAAAATATTTGAGAAAAAGACACCATTTACTGTGTTATTCACTCGTACAGATGATACACGTCCAGGAACAAGTGCTTCTGATTCTTTAAAGAAACGTGTAGAATTTGCTCAAAAAAATAATGGGGATATTTTTGTAAGTATCCATGGTAATGGTACGGAAAGTAAAAATGGACAAGGTACAGAAACGTTTTACTATGAATCAGCGACAGTAAGAGGAACAAATCCTAACGTATCAGAAAGTCGTTTACTAGCTGAAAAAATTCAAGAACGTCTTGTAGATGCACTGGGAACAAAAGATCGTGGTGTGAAAAAAGGCGATTTATACGTAATTAGAGAAAATACAATGCCAGCTGTATTAGCAGAATTAGCATTTGTAGATAATAAAAGTGATGCAGATAAAATAGCTACACCAGCGCAGAGACAAAGTGCAGCGGAAGCGATTTATCAAGGTATTTTAGATTACTATGAAGAAATGGGTAACAACGTGTCTTCTTTCCGTTAATAAATAATAAGAGATTGCCATTGGCAGTCTCTTTTATTTATTAACGTTTCTCTTTATTTCCGGCATATGATATCATTTAATTTTATATACAAAAGAAAAGTATTTGAGTAATTGTAATCATAACAATTTTAAACGATAGAGGATGATAATAGATTGAATAATCATAGTAAAACACCTGCCTGTATATATACGTATGCATTTCGTGAGGAGGAGCGTGCTTTATGTTACTTGGAAATGCGCTCGTTCTTTGGAATGGAGTCCCACGTTAATATTTTAAAAAGTGATGTCAAAATTGACCCGAGTAGAAGTGCGTTTATTAAAGAGCGCGTTGAGGTTATGTATGAAGGAGACGACTTAGAAAGTATCTTAAAACAAGTGGAACAAATTGATTTGGCGGGAGCGACATTTAAAGTTATCTTCGTTAAAATCAATGACCTCGTTGGAGAGAATAAAATTGAATATGGAGAAAGACGTCTTATTGAACGAGACCTCGGCATGCATATTGAAGGAGAAGCGGATGTTCGTAATCCAGAGCGTGTATTCGGGATTGTTCCTCTTGGAGGACGCTGGTACTTCGGGCATTATGTAGAAAGCGAACCAGTTTGGTATCATCACATAAAAAAACCGCATAGTTATTCGACATCTCTTAGCACACGTGTTGCGAGATCAGTTGCAAATATCGCTGTACCAAATCCAGAGGGAGTACGAGCAATTGACCCGTGCTGCGGTATTGGAACAGTAGTAGTAGAAGCACTTTCTATGGGGATTAACATCGTTGGTAGAGATATAAATCCACTTGTAGTTCTTGGAACGAGAAAAAACATCGCACATTTCGGATTTGAAGGAACAGTAACAAAAGGTCCAATCGAGGAAATTACTGAGAACTACGACGTTGCCATTATCGATATGCCGTACGACCTATTTACGCACGCCACACCAGAAGATCAACTATCAATTCTCTCAAGTGCACGCCGCATCGCGAAAAAAGTAGTCGTTGTCACGATGGAAACAATGGACGACATGATCCATGAAGCAGGATTCGAAATTACAGATCGCTGTATTACAAGAAAAGGATCATTTACTAGACAGATTCTTGTTTGTGAATAAGAAAGAAAGGTCACCCGTTTGGGTGACCTTTTTTGTTTGTATTGATGTGTAATTGGTTGGTGGTTTAGGTAGATGAATTAGCGAAATTTGTCGGTAAGTCGATATTACATGTCGAATCGCCGATATATTGTGTTGAATCGCTGATAAATTTAAAAAATCGCTGATATATTCCGAGAATCGCCGATATCGTTACATTAGAATATTACTGTTCTTTTAATTTCTCTTGTTGTGCAAGTAGTAAATTGCGCAAGATGTGTCCGCGGTAACTTTCTAGTTTTCGCCCTTCGTGATAGCGCACGCCTAATTTTTTTAGTTCGGCTACGTACCAGCCTTTTGTTCCGTAGTACATTGGATCACTTCCTTTTTGCTTTTGAACAGTATATGTTGGGGGTGGAAGTAACTTTCCAGTGAAAATAATAAGACTGGTTGTATCAAGGGGCTCCATAACATAGCCTCTGGACAGTGTATAAAAAAATAGACAGTAATGTATGCTTTTTTAAACAATGTATACAAATTTATATCCTATGCGTTGGCATGATATTTGCAATAAAAAGAGTATCAACATATAGGGGAGAGATAGAAATGAAGGTTAGTAAAGTGTACACAACAATTGATGCTCACGTAGCTGGGGAACCGCTTCGAATTATTACAGGTGGCGTGCCGGAAATAAAAGGAGACACGCAGCTAGAAAGACGTGCGTACTGCATGGAACATTTGGATCATCTTCGCGAAGTTCTTATGTATGAACCGAGAGGACATTATGGCATGTACGGTTGTATCATTACTCCGCCTACGAGTGCTCACGCTGATTTTGGCGTATTATTTATGCACAACGAAGGATGGAGTACGATGTGTGGTCATGGCATTATTGCTGTTATTACAGTTGGAATTGAAACAGGCATGTTTGAAGTGACAGGTGAGAAACAACAGTTCATTATTGATAGCCCTGCTGGGGAAGTCATTGCGTATGCAACATATAACGGGAGCGAAGTAGAGTCCGTATCATTTGAAAATGTTCCTTCTTTTGTATATAAGAAAGACGTTCCTATTAAAATAGATGACTATGAATTTCAAGTAGATATCGCGTT
This genomic interval from Bacillus thuringiensis contains the following:
- a CDS encoding N-acetylmuramoyl-L-alanine amidase; the encoded protein is MKYKAIAAGLLAANLLAHPISSLAETKKFPDVSDSAWSKDAIYYLVERNVINGMPDGNFMPYGNLTRAQAAKIIATAIGAKVDPNAKPSYNDAKNSWAASFIAAMEKENIIKGREPGVFDPEGKVTRAEMAAMLVRAYNLKSKVTGPVPTKFADLENHWGKEEVNILVELKLSLGTEDGWKPNDSITREQAAQLTAQTDKFSKNSDRPVETKKMYIDRKFITYHAPSLSSGISANQHNPQMVEIKEERDGWIKIATSKGDKWTPLVEKTEFINEGFTTYAEASSSSKVMGTHNAQQVTVIEENGSWIRIHMGAGFQWVNKNQLNPVKQGNFLEGKAIIIDPGHGGVDSGNPGYYEKESETVLDVSLRLQKIFEKKTPFTVLFTRTDDTRPGTSASDSLKKRVEFAQKNNGDIFVSIHGNGTESKNGQGTETFYYESATVRGTNPNVSESRLLAEKIQERLVDALGTKDRGVKKGDLYVIRENTMPAVLAELAFVDNKSDADKIATPAQRQSAAEAIYQGILDYYEEMGNNVSSFR
- a CDS encoding TRM11 family SAM-dependent methyltransferase, coding for MNNHSKTPACIYTYAFREEERALCYLEMRSFFGMESHVNILKSDVKIDPSRSAFIKERVEVMYEGDDLESILKQVEQIDLAGATFKVIFVKINDLVGENKIEYGERRLIERDLGMHIEGEADVRNPERVFGIVPLGGRWYFGHYVESEPVWYHHIKKPHSYSTSLSTRVARSVANIAVPNPEGVRAIDPCCGIGTVVVEALSMGINIVGRDINPLVVLGTRKNIAHFGFEGTVTKGPIEEITENYDVAIIDMPYDLFTHATPEDQLSILSSARRIAKKVVVVTMETMDDMIHEAGFEITDRCITRKGSFTRQILVCE
- a CDS encoding YflJ family protein; the encoded protein is MEPLDTTSLIIFTGKLLPPPTYTVQKQKGSDPMYYGTKGWYVAELKKLGVRYHEGRKLESYRGHILRNLLLAQQEKLKEQ
- a CDS encoding proline racemase family protein: MIFAIKRVSTYRGEIEMKVSKVYTTIDAHVAGEPLRIITGGVPEIKGDTQLERRAYCMEHLDHLREVLMYEPRGHYGMYGCIITPPTSAHADFGVLFMHNEGWSTMCGHGIIAVITVGIETGMFEVTGEKQQFIIDSPAGEVIAYATYNGSEVESVSFENVPSFVYKKDVPIKIDDYEFQVDIAFGGAFYAVVDCKEFGLKVDFKDLSAIQKWGGKIKHYIESQMEVKHPLEEDLKGIYGVIFSDEPKGESATLRNVTIFADGQVDRSPCGTGTSARIATLFEKDALQKGEIFVHECITDGEFEGEVLSVTAVDTYEAVVPKVTGHAFITGFHQFVVDPRDDLNRGFLLG